From the genome of Palaemon carinicauda isolate YSFRI2023 chromosome 6, ASM3689809v2, whole genome shotgun sequence, one region includes:
- the LOC137642108 gene encoding uncharacterized protein, which yields MKVLILVTLVSAVLCFPSPQSHHSDSLYPIIPYEFAFEVADPPTNNFQNRAEVKLPNGDVFGSWSLLLPDGNIQTVTYNVTGNQGLQYSLVLTPTEITPVANN from the exons ATGAAG GTCCTGATTCTTGTGACGCTGGTATCAGCTGTGCTCTGTTTCCCTTCACCCCAGAGTCATCATTCAGACAGTCTTTAT CCCATCATCCCTTACGAATTCGCCTTCGAAGTGGCCGACCCTCCGACCAACAACTTCCAGAACAGGGCAGAGGTCAAACTCCCCAACGGTGACGTCTTCGGCTCCTGGTCTCTTCTGCTGCCTGACGGAAACATTCAGACCGTCACCTACAACGTCACTGGAAACCAGGGCCTCCAGTACTCTCTGGTCCTTACTCCAACGGAAATCACTCCTGTCGCGAACAATTAG